A genomic segment from Glycine soja cultivar W05 chromosome 20, ASM419377v2, whole genome shotgun sequence encodes:
- the LOC114401730 gene encoding transmembrane 9 superfamily member 12-like: MELRKSFICRWVFLFVVVFVQVVNGFYLPGSYMHTYSNKDLIYAKVNSLTSIETELPYSYYDLPYCQPDGGIKKSAENLGELLMGDQIDNSPYRFRMNVNETLYLCTTSPLNEHEVKLLKQRTRDLYQVNMILDNLPVMRFTNQNGVKIQWTGFPVGYTPADGGEDYIINHLKFTVLVHEYEGSGVEIVGTGEEGLGVISESDNKKASGYEIVGFQVVPCSIKYDPEVMTKHNRYDTLSPISCPAELDKYQVIKERERISFTYEVEFVKSDIRWPSRWDAYLKMEGSRVHWFSILNSLMVISFLAGIVFVIFLRTVRRDLTRYEELDKETQDQMNEELSGWKLVVGDVFREPDCSKLLCVMVGDGVQILGMAGVTIVFAALGFMSPASRGMLLTGMIILYLILGIAAGYVSVRVWRTIKGTTEGWRSISWLAACFYPGIAFIILTVLNFILWSSNSTGAIPISLYFELFFLWFCISVPLTLIGGFMGTKAQPIEYPVRTNQIPREIPARKYPSWLLVLGAGTLPFGTLFIELFFILSSIWLGRFYYVFGFLLVVLLLLIIVCAEVSVVLTYMHLCVEDWRWWWKAFFASGSVALYVFLYSINYLVFDLQSLSGPVSATLYLGYSLLMAIAIMLSTGTIGFLMSFYFVHYLFSSVKID, encoded by the coding sequence ATGGAGTTGCGAAAATCCTTCATCTGCCGCTGGGTTTTCCTTTTTGTCGTCGTCTTTGTTCAAGTAGTCAATGGTTTTTATCTCCCCGGAAGCTATATGCACACTTACTCAAATAAAGATCTCATATACGCTAAAGTTAATTCGCTGACTTCGATTGAAACCGAGCTTCCCTACAGCTACTATGACCTCCCTTACTGCCAGCCGGATGGCGGCATAAAGAAAAGTGCTGAGAATCTTGGAGAGCTTCTGATGGGAGATCAGATCGATAACTCGCCATACCGATTCCGGATGAATGTTAATGAGACACTTTACCTCTGCACTACGTCCCCGTTGAATGAGCACGAGGTGAAGCTACTCAAACAAAGGACACGGGATCTGTATCAAGTGAATATGATCCTTGACAACTTGCCTGTTATGAGGTTTACCAACCAAAATGGGGTTAAAATCCAGTGGACAGGGTTCCCTGTTGGGTACACTCCAGCTGATGGCGGTGAAGATTACATCATTAACCACCTTAAGTTCACGGTCTTGGTTCATGAATATGAAGGAAGTGGGGTTGAAATTGTGGGGACTGGAGAGGAAGGTTTGGGTGTTATTTCTGAATCTGACAACAAAAAGGCATCAGGTTATGAAATAGTTGGTTTTCAGGTTGTACCTTGTAGTATTAAATATGATCCCGAAGTCATGACAAAGCACAACAGGTATGATACTCTTTCTCCTATAAGCTGCCCGGCTGAGCTTGACAAGTATCAAGTGATAAAAGAGCGGGAAAGGATATCGTTCACATATGAGGTTGAATTTGTGAAAAGTGATATAAGATGGCCATCACGTTGGGATGCTTATTTGAAGATGGAGGGTTCCCGAGTTCATTGGTTCTCAATCTTAAATTCACTTATGGTTATTTCTTTCCTGGCTGgtattgtttttgttattttcctaaGAACTGTGAGAAGGGACTTGACGAGGTATGAGGAACTGGACAAAGAGACTCAAGATCAGATGAACGAGGAGCTCTCTGGATGGAAACTTGTTGTGGGTGATGTGTTTAGGGAGCCTGATTGCTCGAAGCTTCTCTGTGTGATGGTTGGAGATGGGGTTCAAATTCTTGGAATGGCTGGTGTTACTATTGTTTTTGCAGCACTTGGATTCATGTCACCTGCATCCCGAGGAATGCTACTAACAGGGATGATCATTTTATATCTTATCCTGGGAATTGCTGCAGGCTATGTCAGCGTTCGTGTTTGGAGGACCATTAAGGGAACAACAGAAGGGTGGAGATCAATTTCCTGGTTAGCCGCATGTTTTTATCCTGGAATTGCTTTCATTATTCTTACAgtgctgaattttattctaTGGAGCAGTAACAGTACTGGCGCCATACCGATTTCCTTGTATTTTGAGCTGTTCTTTCTTTGGTTTTGCATTTCTGTACCTCTTACCCTCATTGGAGGATTTATGGGGACAAAAGCTCAGCCTATTGAATATCCTGTGCGCACTAACCAGATTCCAAGGGAAATTCCTGCACGTAAATACCCATCGTGGCTTCTTGTTCTTGGTGCTGGAACTCTTCCATTTGGAACCCTCTTCATTGAGCTTTTCTTCATCCTTTCCAGTATTTGGCTTGGGAGGTTCTATTATGTGTTTGGTTTCCTGTTGGTTGTTCTTCTATTGCTAATTATTGTTTGTGCTGAAGTGTCTGTGGTCCTCACTTATATGCATCTCTGTGTGGAAGactggcggtggtggtggaaggCATTCTTTGCATCAGGTTCTGTGGCTCTTTACGTCTTCTTGTACTCCATTAATTACTTGGTGTTCGACCTGCAGAGTTTGAGTGGACCTGTCTCAGCTACCCTTTACCTTGGTTATTCACTACTCATGGCCATTGCAATCATGTTGTCAACCGGCACCATTGGCTTCCTTATGTCATTCTACTTTGTGCACTACTTGTTCTCATCAGTAAAGATAGATTGA